A single region of the Halobacterium wangiae genome encodes:
- a CDS encoding Single-stranded DNA binding protein, whose amino-acid sequence MNIDDHAEELASDLGVDKAEVKESLQNLVEYSVPVEEAKRSLRRKFGDEGESQSSGPSAADIADIGPDSGNVTVTVTVLTAGQRSIRYQGDDHVIREGEVADATGTISYTAWEDFGLEPGDTVTIGNASVREWEGNPELNFGESSSVSTADAIDIPYDVGGDRDLADLQPGDRGRNVEVRVTEVETRTIDGRDGETEILSGVLGDESARLPFTDWNPHDELTEGASVRLEDVYVREFRGVPSVNVSEFSTVSTLDRDVEVGGPTRLTIREAVERGGAYDVELVGNVIEVRDGSGLIQRCPECGRVVQKGQCRQHGDVDGEDDLRVKAILDDGTETVTAVLDRDLTEMVYGGGIEDARQQARDAMDQEVVADTIAEKLVGEEYRVRGHLSVDEYGANLETVEFDESEDDPAERARRFLQEVGA is encoded by the coding sequence ATGAACATCGACGATCACGCCGAGGAGCTCGCCTCCGACCTCGGTGTAGACAAAGCGGAGGTCAAAGAGAGCCTGCAGAACCTCGTGGAGTACAGCGTCCCCGTCGAGGAGGCCAAGCGGAGCCTCCGCCGGAAGTTCGGCGACGAGGGCGAGAGCCAGTCCAGCGGCCCGTCAGCCGCGGACATCGCCGACATCGGGCCGGACAGCGGCAACGTCACCGTGACTGTGACGGTGCTAACGGCCGGCCAGCGCTCGATTCGCTACCAGGGCGACGACCACGTCATCCGGGAGGGCGAAGTCGCCGACGCGACCGGGACGATCTCCTACACGGCGTGGGAGGACTTCGGCCTCGAACCGGGCGACACCGTCACCATCGGGAACGCCAGCGTCCGCGAGTGGGAGGGCAACCCCGAGTTGAACTTCGGGGAGTCCTCGTCTGTCAGTACGGCAGACGCCATCGACATTCCGTACGACGTGGGTGGAGACCGCGACCTCGCCGACCTCCAGCCGGGCGACCGCGGCCGCAACGTGGAGGTTCGCGTCACCGAAGTCGAGACGCGCACCATCGACGGCCGGGACGGCGAGACGGAGATCCTGAGCGGCGTGCTCGGCGACGAGTCCGCCCGCCTCCCGTTCACCGACTGGAACCCCCACGACGAACTCACCGAGGGCGCCTCGGTGCGACTCGAGGACGTCTACGTCCGGGAGTTCCGGGGCGTCCCGTCGGTGAACGTCTCGGAGTTCTCGACGGTGTCGACGCTCGACCGCGACGTCGAGGTCGGCGGGCCGACCCGACTCACAATCCGGGAGGCCGTCGAGCGCGGCGGCGCCTACGACGTGGAACTCGTCGGGAACGTCATCGAGGTACGGGACGGTTCCGGGCTCATCCAGCGCTGTCCGGAGTGCGGCCGCGTCGTCCAGAAGGGCCAGTGCCGCCAGCACGGCGACGTAGACGGTGAGGACGACCTGCGCGTGAAGGCCATCCTCGACGACGGTACGGAGACCGTCACGGCCGTCCTCGACCGCGACCTCACCGAGATGGTGTACGGCGGCGGCATCGAGGACGCCCGCCAGCAGGCACGCGACGCGATGGACCAGGAGGTCGTTGCGGACACCATCGCCGAGAAACTCGTCGGCGAGGAGTACCGCGTTCGCGGCCACCTCTCGGTCGACGAGTACGGCGCAAACCTCGAGACCGTCGAGTTCGACGAGAGCGAGGACGACCCGGCGGAGCGTGCTCGTCGCTTCCTCCAGGAGGTGGGAGCATGA
- a CDS encoding 2,5-diamino-6-(ribosylamino)-4(3H)-pyrimidinone 5'-phosphate reductase, protein MHVVVNAAMSADGKLSTRRREQVAISGPEDFDRVDALRAEVDAVMVGVGTVLADNPSLTLDDADRIREREERGESPHPARVVADSHARTPPDAKVLDGTAETFVLVAEEEPRGHRKSLEEAGATVVVAGDNRVWLPDALPQLESHGVERLMVEGGGELIFSLFESDLVDELSVYVAPTIIGGRDAPTLADGEGFVGEFPELELTDVERVDDGVLLRYDCS, encoded by the coding sequence ATGCACGTCGTCGTGAACGCCGCGATGAGCGCGGACGGCAAACTCTCCACGCGCCGCCGCGAGCAGGTCGCCATCAGCGGGCCCGAGGACTTCGACCGCGTGGACGCCCTCCGCGCCGAGGTGGACGCCGTGATGGTCGGCGTCGGTACCGTGCTCGCGGACAACCCCTCGCTCACGCTCGACGACGCCGACCGCATCCGCGAGCGCGAGGAGCGCGGCGAGTCGCCCCACCCCGCGAGAGTCGTCGCGGACTCGCACGCCCGTACGCCCCCCGACGCGAAGGTGCTCGACGGCACCGCCGAGACGTTCGTCTTGGTCGCCGAGGAGGAGCCACGAGGCCACCGGAAATCACTGGAGGAGGCCGGCGCGACCGTCGTCGTCGCGGGCGACAACCGCGTCTGGCTGCCCGACGCCCTCCCGCAACTGGAGTCCCACGGCGTCGAGCGCCTCATGGTCGAGGGCGGCGGCGAACTCATCTTCTCGCTGTTCGAGTCCGACCTCGTGGACGAACTGTCCGTCTACGTCGCGCCGACGATCATCGGCGGCCGGGACGCCCCGACACTCGCCGACGGCGAGGGCTTCGTCGGCGAGTTCCCGGAACTGGAACTAACCGACGTCGAGCGCGTGGACGACGGTGTACTGCTCCGGTACGACTGCTCGTAA
- a CDS encoding GNAT family N-acetyltransferase — MGGAVVVRRAEPADGDDIYQVMRRSRREAFAGLLPSSALDWGPEVPDEFREFVRATVADEESALLVAVREETVVGLAELVWNPEGTRDFAGATDAELRAIHVRPAEWNEGIGTKLLRVAIDALPSRVSGVALCVLVENERARTFYEERGFEQTGTVVTTHGDDDVTEAVYHRPLQ; from the coding sequence ATGGGCGGAGCAGTTGTCGTCCGACGTGCCGAACCCGCCGACGGTGACGACATCTACCAGGTGATGCGTCGGAGCAGGCGGGAAGCGTTCGCCGGGCTACTACCCTCGTCTGCGCTCGACTGGGGACCGGAGGTTCCCGACGAGTTCCGGGAGTTCGTCCGGGCGACGGTCGCGGACGAGGAGAGCGCCTTGCTGGTCGCTGTCCGCGAGGAGACGGTCGTGGGACTCGCCGAACTCGTGTGGAACCCCGAGGGGACCCGGGACTTCGCCGGAGCGACGGACGCCGAGTTGAGAGCAATCCACGTTCGACCGGCCGAGTGGAACGAGGGAATCGGTACGAAGCTCCTTCGTGTCGCGATAGACGCGCTGCCGTCGCGTGTTTCTGGGGTTGCGCTGTGTGTTCTCGTGGAGAACGAGCGGGCCCGGACGTTCTACGAAGAACGAGGCTTCGAGCAGACGGGAACGGTCGTCACCACGCATGGCGACGACGACGTCACAGAGGCCGTCTACCACCGACCGCTACAGTAG
- a CDS encoding DUF7545 family protein, which yields MNETTFTIEDADGNADELTLPAELVELFSEEDDDSQAQVVGDIALMAFAQRAHMVVHHNEDDPSEELQAIETATLDQFEERFGMTYGEATGHQH from the coding sequence ATGAACGAGACCACGTTCACCATCGAGGACGCCGACGGCAACGCCGACGAACTCACGCTCCCCGCCGAACTCGTCGAACTGTTCAGCGAGGAGGACGACGACTCCCAGGCGCAGGTCGTCGGGGACATCGCGCTGATGGCGTTCGCCCAGCGCGCACACATGGTCGTCCACCACAACGAGGACGACCCGAGCGAGGAACTCCAGGCCATCGAGACGGCGACCCTCGACCAGTTCGAGGAGCGCTTCGGCATGACCTACGGCGAAGCGACCGGCCACCAGCACTAG
- a CDS encoding FAD-dependent oxidoreductase: MSDEPTVEIYTKTDCPYCEKAKELFDSKGVDYVTYNVTGDKELFAEMKERANGRETAPEVFIDDELIGGWDDTSELDQRGELDERLGIADGGSDVEEHRKLIITGTGIAALTAGIYAGRSNNDPLLFEGDEPGGQLTLTTEVDNYPGFPEGLSGPDLINRMKEQAERFGADIEHGMVASVDDSVRPFRVELTDGTVYTADAVIAASGASARTLGIPGEDELMGFGVSTCATCDGAFFKGEDMVVVGGGDAAAEEATFLTKFADTVYLVHRREDLRAEDYWEDRVQKHVDAGDIEVLWNTEALEVTGSKEDGVESVRLAQHPAGHPTAKLDAEKTEEFSLPVGAFFVAIGHTPNTEYLQDTGVELDDEGYILTKGGDGGHQTHTDVEGIFGAGDVVDFHYQQAVTAAGMGCKAAIDADEYLEGEAAVATDEGSEAAPADD; this comes from the coding sequence ATGAGCGACGAGCCGACAGTGGAGATCTACACGAAGACCGACTGTCCGTACTGCGAGAAGGCCAAGGAGCTCTTCGACTCGAAGGGCGTCGACTACGTGACGTACAACGTCACGGGCGACAAGGAGCTGTTCGCGGAGATGAAAGAGCGCGCGAACGGCCGCGAGACCGCCCCCGAGGTGTTCATCGACGACGAACTGATCGGCGGCTGGGACGACACCAGCGAACTCGACCAGCGCGGCGAACTCGACGAACGACTCGGCATCGCCGACGGCGGGTCGGACGTCGAGGAGCACCGCAAACTCATCATCACGGGCACCGGCATCGCGGCGCTGACCGCGGGCATCTACGCCGGCCGCTCGAACAACGACCCGCTGCTGTTCGAGGGCGACGAACCCGGCGGACAACTCACGCTGACCACCGAAGTGGACAACTACCCCGGGTTCCCGGAGGGTCTCTCGGGGCCGGATCTCATCAACCGGATGAAAGAACAGGCCGAGCGCTTCGGCGCCGACATCGAACACGGGATGGTGGCGTCCGTCGACGACTCCGTGCGCCCGTTCCGGGTCGAACTGACCGACGGCACCGTCTACACCGCGGACGCCGTCATCGCGGCCTCCGGCGCCAGCGCGCGCACGCTTGGCATCCCCGGCGAGGACGAACTGATGGGCTTCGGCGTCTCGACGTGTGCGACCTGCGACGGCGCGTTCTTCAAGGGCGAGGACATGGTCGTCGTCGGAGGCGGCGACGCGGCCGCCGAGGAGGCCACGTTCCTCACGAAGTTCGCGGACACTGTCTACCTCGTCCACCGCCGCGAGGACCTCCGCGCGGAGGACTACTGGGAGGACCGCGTCCAGAAGCACGTCGACGCGGGCGACATCGAGGTGCTGTGGAACACGGAGGCGCTCGAGGTCACCGGGTCGAAGGAGGATGGCGTCGAGAGCGTCAGACTCGCCCAGCACCCCGCGGGCCACCCGACGGCCAAACTCGACGCGGAGAAGACCGAGGAGTTCTCGCTACCCGTCGGCGCGTTCTTCGTCGCCATCGGCCACACGCCGAACACGGAGTACCTCCAGGACACCGGCGTCGAGCTCGACGACGAGGGGTACATCCTGACGAAGGGCGGCGACGGCGGCCACCAGACCCACACCGACGTCGAGGGCATCTTCGGCGCGGGCGACGTCGTCGACTTCCACTACCAGCAGGCGGTCACTGCGGCCGGGATGGGCTGCAAGGCAGCTATCGACGCCGACGAGTACCTCGAAGGCGAGGCCGCGGTGGCGACCGACGAGGGCAGCGAAGCGGCGCCTGCCGACGACTGA
- a CDS encoding DUF357 domain-containing protein, translating to MTADLHEKMDRYEGLLTEALDEAESVPPSGTPLGEAAAEYEEMARSYLEDGRHFREQADPVNALAAFSYGHAWLDAGARIGLFDVPESGHLFTV from the coding sequence ATGACCGCGGACCTCCACGAGAAGATGGACCGCTACGAGGGGTTGCTCACCGAGGCGCTGGACGAGGCCGAGTCGGTCCCGCCGTCGGGGACGCCGCTCGGCGAGGCGGCAGCCGAGTACGAGGAGATGGCGAGGTCGTACCTCGAGGACGGCCGGCACTTCCGGGAGCAGGCCGACCCCGTCAACGCGCTCGCCGCGTTCTCCTACGGGCACGCGTGGCTCGACGCGGGCGCGCGCATCGGTCTCTTCGACGTCCCCGAGTCCGGCCACCTGTTCACCGTCTAA
- a CDS encoding ArsR/SmtB family transcription factor, with amino-acid sequence MEAALWYVLTGTRGGPNRVRLLRAVDEQPRNANQLAEDLELDYKTVRHHLDVLVEHDIVASSGDDYGAIYLPTERVRANWDTVESILEEVE; translated from the coding sequence ATGGAGGCTGCGCTCTGGTACGTGTTGACCGGGACGCGCGGCGGGCCCAACCGGGTCCGGCTGCTGCGTGCCGTCGACGAGCAGCCGCGCAACGCGAACCAGCTCGCAGAGGACCTGGAACTGGACTACAAGACAGTTCGCCACCACCTGGACGTGCTCGTCGAGCACGACATCGTGGCGTCCAGCGGCGACGACTACGGCGCCATCTACCTGCCGACCGAGCGGGTGCGGGCGAACTGGGACACCGTCGAGAGCATCCTCGAGGAGGTCGAATGA